In Patagioenas fasciata isolate bPatFas1 chromosome 11, bPatFas1.hap1, whole genome shotgun sequence, the following proteins share a genomic window:
- the LOC136106306 gene encoding olfactory receptor 14J1-like, protein MSNSSSITQFVLLAFSDTRELQLLHFWLFLGIYLAALLGNGLIITTITCDQHLHTPMYFFLLNLALLDLGSISTIVPKSMDNSVWDTRAISYTGCAAQLFLFVFFISAEYFLLTVMSYDRYVAICKPLHYGTLLGNRACVCMVAAAWATGFLYSLLHTANTFSLPLCKGNALGQFFCEIPQILKFSCLHSYLRELGLLAVSSCLAFMCFVFIVVSYVQTFRAVLRIPSEQGRHKAFSTCLPHLAVVSIFASTSCFAHLKPPSISSPSLDLVVSVLYSVVPPAVNPLIYSMRNQELKDALRKLMTGLFPYSY, encoded by the coding sequence atgtccaacagcagctccatcacccagttcgttCTCCTGGCgttctcagacacacgggagctgcagctcttgcatttctggctcttcctgggcatctacctggctgccctcctgggcaacggcctcatcatcaccaccataacctgtgaccagcacctccacacccccatgtacttcttcctgctcaacctcgccctcctcgacctgggctccatctccaccattgttccCAAGTCCATGGACAATTccgtctgggacaccagggccatctcctacacaggatgtgctgcccagctctttctctttgtctttttcatttcagcagaatattttcttctcactgtcatgtcctacgaccgctacgttgccatatgcaaacccctgcactatgggaccctcctgggcaacaGAGCTTGTGTCTGCATggtagcagctgcctgggccactgggtttctctattctctgctgcatacggccaatacattttcactgccactgtgcaagggcaatgccctgggccagttcttctgtgaaatcccccagatcctcaagttctcctgctTACACTCCTATCTAAGGGAACTTGGACTACTTGCAGTGAGttcctgtttagcttttatgtgttttgtgttcattgtggtgtcctatgtgcagaccttcagggccgtgctgaggatcccctctgagcagggacggcacaaagcgttttccacctgcctccctcacctggccgtggtctctatctttgccagcacctcctgtttcgcccacctgaagcccccctccatctcctccccatccctggacctggtggtgtctgttctgtactcggtggtgcctccagcagtgaaccctctcatctacagcatgaggaaccaggagctcaaggatgccctgaggaaactgatgactggattatttccttATAGCTATTAA